The Silene latifolia isolate original U9 population chromosome X, ASM4854445v1, whole genome shotgun sequence genome contains the following window.
CGTCTGGTGAACTGGATTGCAGAGAAGAGAGATTCCATATGGGTGCAGTGGGTACAATGTAATTATCTCAGAGGGAGAGACTGGTTTGAGTACAGTCCTTCAACTAACTCTAGCTGGGTTTGGAGGAGGATATGTAAGGTTAAGCAAGACTTGGCTCAGGGCTTTGTGGATGGGGTGTGGGTGGTTCAACCCACGAGGTACACACCCTAGTGGCTGCTATGAATGGCTCAGAATGCTAGTCCATCCGCTTTTGGAGTAAGGTTGTGTGGAGCAGTTGGGCACTCCCTAAGCATCGGTTCATGGGATGGTTAGTGGCACATGAAGCTATGAATACTGTGGATAAGCTGATAACTTATGGGATGGATGTTGATGCCTGCTGTACTTTATGTGGTCAAGCTGATGAGTCCATGGCTCATCTTTTCTTTGATTGCCAGTACAGCAGACGTGTGATGCTGGCTATGCAGCAGATCACTAGCTGCAGCTTTCCTATGGCAGCTGATTTTATGTGGTGGGCTAATAGAGGAGGCACAGTTGTCCAGAAAGGAGTTCAGATTGCTTTGTTCTTGGGGGCACTATATGCTATCTGGTTCCAGAGGAACAAATGCAGGAATTACATGGTCTTAATGCACCCTAGACAGGTTGTTTTGCAGATACATGATAGTATGAAGGCTAGAATTAGAGGAAGAGGGAGGGAGAATTTGAGTGCTAATGATGTATCTTGGCTATGCCATAAGAACTTTATGTAATTAAGGATTTGCACTTCATGTAAATCCtatatttttgatatatatatactcacattttatcaaaaaaaaaataaaagtaacactaattcattattttcaacaagtgatgactttaacctcctaggttttgaagaaacaacatcttataCAAAaagtctcatgtagccaagaaagaccagtttcttgcgacataacattctttgtggctcttgtataatttctcccactctgtcttctagaaataaacttgtattctagaaagacagcttcacgagccacaatcccgttgtactcgtgattatagtaagggaaaatgagcatttgtttcttttgaaaaacttacaaacatggtaccctaccatttcatatctcatatgattcgttttagatttagtggaaaaataatttagacaaaatgataaaatccccaaaaggatcaagtaactcaaagtaacttgattgaagtccaaaccatatcgaatagcgtttgatttcttatccaaccactcattattccataatgtgtgttaagagagattaacttgtgatactatatcatatttcatttggcttatatcaaagtcttcatttgataatcccatcacgactagatcgtgatttttggaactctttgaacttcttcaaagatttctctatttaccttattaagtgaacacattagtgtcaacttaaatcgttggtaaaagaaaatgatcaacctattttgaatcaatgatttacaacctcgatctccttttcaaccaaaagcaagagacatcttgctttgaatacaagatacgcatataccataagattaacaatctaatggttccaagagtactcgataactctttgcgttcatcattccagaatttaaggtttaatcttgggttaccaatttgagtcttgcatcatctacatgatatatcattctagtttggtttagaatataatcaccttgataatgggctagccatacatcaaatcatggtgtatagggtcacaaaagtgaaacctcttttgtatcttaacaagtttatattcttatttagagttcatGTACTTAAtaatcacaattaagtacaactctaaacccaaaaactagattgagtacacaatgactctatctctcaacatcattgttgctagtcgtcatattctaatcatcctatgtatcaaatacaatgatgaaaaccaccatcggtttctaatattgacgaaatggtactagcaaaacttatgtcaatcaaataaataaagaactaagtcttattagatgtcccacaactaacttgcttattctttaacaacttggggtagtttcctttctattgtccaacaattaagacaatggaaactttatcggtcgggattgataggtttagtatcgttattgtcaataactttacttttaacattaccttgtatcaattccgttctaattttacttctttaaacctcatccttttaatggtttaagagaatgctcccactcatttcaatgaatctttgcttagagaagcaaaaaatTTAATTTCATAAAGACTACTCTTtaatttattcgtttagtcttaaaactttcattgaagtggttgcgttatttcgGTCAATTAcgatctaattaccaaaacaatttaacgtttcaaagtacttaattcaattaagtatatgaataactatccattgtaattagacatgttagtcaataatcaaaaagccctttttgataatgaataacttctaTCTATACTTTTCACAAAAGAtatttagcaatggttcatatgaggttttagaagcaaattcatatttgtctttagttacgatgttttaacggagatttgaactaaaatcgaaatgatatcgtatataattttgaggtaaagaaatagaataatatgataacggaatagtggaaaacttaacatttatcgttttattaatacttgtaaataacaagtaaggcatttacatagtgacctctacccaactatgataaatgattccaagatccaaattcatattaacttgggcatcggtaaagccgaatacaaccctcatcaatataactaggtggattaactctttaatcgattctacttttagaactcttggtcgataaaattacattaatatttatctttagcccgaaacacatccggcaaccgtcgagaatactttcgttgagttcaacccaaatttcgaataaatgtgtccatgatccaaatttacatcaacttgggcatcggtaaagccgaaaacaaccctcatctttataaattcggtgggtagacatttatcacccacttcccctacgtaacaaggtttgtaccccggtaaagccgagtgcactccctcacgaaataggttttcatggtttctactttttggtaaggctaagtctcaattgtttatttttagcgagaggtcatgtcaatttattatctatcacgttttaagtgaactaaagcggtgaactacgataattgtaattgacacggtcgatatactcgatttaaaagataatgcatgttttagttatggcgatttagcgatgcatgcgatatataaataaaatgcaaagcataaataaaatcctagtatggccttcctagaatagtaaatctaataaactattacaaattcggaaaccaactcctttggtcccttgaacttcggtctttgtacgcatctcgaggtaacaccgtcttcatgtaaactccgggaaattacaaagtaataattaaaatataaatgaattacataatttcctattatacatttgtaattaaaataaaataaatctattaacttaccaaacggtgatacgagatcacaataaattacaaccgaatcgatattcccatacatttcgggtaatatcaattaaaaactaaggccatactaagtaaaattacataattcaaaaaattacataaaattaaaatatgacaatcataaaaaaatgcagcattataatatgtatgaacatgccaattttaagctaaatcgcctttaaggagccaatatcgtatattaatcggtttctacggatttgcgtgatttaaccttttataatcacaataattacataaattcatatttatgtacaagttaattaccctaaccaacttaggactcaaaattagtctccactaacatattttttttttttttgagaaaatgtaaGTAGTATCATTAATAAACCATGAACCAAATTACATATTACATCATCATCTTTGAACTATTCCTGCAACTAACTCAACAGTGCAAGATATAATCAACCCATTGCCTTACTCTACTATTCTTACATTTAAGTTCaacatttcttaaaattgttaccataaaaaaaaatttgttcataaatggacaatttatgaacaatttgacaataattaacttatattttttaaaattgttcataaatggactcaaaaatacaaaattatgtcataaacttcaaattaaatcataaaaatttcaaataatttcaaaatttgaaatttaaactcatgaacattctggaaaaaaataccatgacactcataatgttcaaaaacttaggttaaaaatttcgaaatttatcgagaaaaacaatgttgcggtttatcggattaatcaattattaccataaaaatatgagaaaaattatttttattaactttttacttttagatctgaaataggtgataaaatgcaacatgtgacgtttttccttagtcatgaagtatgttttagcaatttttactaattaaagtcactatttatgtgatttttcatcaaaaattcataaatcatgcataaagacttcattatagccaaatattttacatacatcttgtaaaattgcatgtgacaacatactaaatttctatgaccagattcgaaatataactcatattaacctatttaaccatttaaatacgattttatcatgaaaaaaccatatttcgagcataacaactcataaatttatgaaactttacaggacaacagtatataatatatgtgaaaacatatc
Protein-coding sequences here:
- the LOC141620331 gene encoding uncharacterized protein LOC141620331 is translated as MEEGGLGLKDQEVWNKAMVGRLVNWIAEKRDSIWVQWVQCNYLRGRDWFEYSPSTNSSWVWRRICKVKQDLAQGFVDGVWVVQPTSWALPKHRFMGWLVAHEAMNTVDKLITYGMDVDACCTLCGQADESMAHLFFDCQYSRRVMLAMQQITSCSFPMAADFMWWANRGGTVVQKGVQIALFLGALYAIWFQRNKCRNYMVLMHPRQVVLQIHDSMKARIRGRGRENLSANDVSWLCHKNFM